AATGCCAatatctggaaaccgggatccccagactaggattgagtctagtctgagccgtggagtcacgagtatgatttacgatttcatattagttatgtttcagatttgatacatgttactgatatttatTACATGcatttacattgtttatatgattgcatgtttcattgatttatactgggattttattctcaccggagttatccggctgttgtcgtgtttgtatgtgtgcatgacaacaggtgggacaggttcagggtcgagaagatgaagatagatcgtgattagcgtggagactacggacatggattagagatagggtttggacacttgaaatttagttgttaaaccttagttgaatgattgtatatacattacaagacttgtactttaatactaatatgtatattagattgaatcccattacgttccgcatttaaaaaaaaataaatatttagaccctgtttattataattgattaaatggtCATAATAATGAgtaagagtatgattagcgtccgggtccccacaacatagatctacaactttcatgtttacctaATGCGGAAGCTAAAATAGCGTTTCAGACACCTGCGTACGGCGTCCTGTTATGCACGATATAAGAGGTGATAAAGATGATATTTTTAGAACATATCTCCTTCTTCCTCTGAAGCTTCGAAGAGAAAAGTTAGAAATCAAATTCAAACGTACGAATATACCTTGAAACGCTATCAGAActcgaaacaaattatatatttggattCTTCGCATCGAGAGCTTTCTTTTGAGGTAAGTTTCTTCCAGTTTCAGCACATTTATTTAttgaagtgctggaatagcatgtatttgaagtcgagatacATATATGcgatagaataaccgacaagaaactcgtattcgaagtcgaaatttaattatgttatgatttcaatttgatattaattttcaaagtttcaaaagatatttgaaacttatattgttgattttgaatgatgttattgattgaaatgaatatgttatttgaTACTCCAATAAGGATTCGAGTCATCATTAACCCGAATTATTACTTGGATAGTCCGAATGCAAACCACTTGCCGGGTACTCTCCTCAAATACCTGGGCACTACGCCTCTTCCCGggcaatcatcatcatcaacccGGGCTCTCGAGCCAATAGCCGGGATCTCAAGCCAACAACCGGGTACCCTAttacccgggccacctcgagaattgctccgcactcgagtatgattgatacaggCCGTCTAATCTTTCAGAACcacttgggcttggagtgtcctagaagtcatcagaagctacaagtatgggcagccgacttgccatacttaatAGGTGGCACAAGAATCGAGGTACCTACACCATTTTTCTAGTATAAATAGtaggtattaatgtcatttatagAGTCTGAAATCCTTCAACTCTCAAGAACTTACATATtttctcaaatattgcttgtgttcatctgaaaacctgctgactttagcacGGAGTGGCTACGCCAGACACCTCTCTGGCACCCATTCACTAGTTTCTTTCTTAGTTGCAGATGTTGTTGCCACCATcatcttcactcaaattcccaaacactaaaaattattgatttgatctGTTGGAGCTCTttacccggctcatccatttcagcgagatcacatcattggcgccgtctgtgagAACTCGAGACTAAGACATTGATATGGATCATACGCGAAGAACTAACCAGGATAATTCCCGGGTTCAGGATGATAATGCGTGTACTTTGGGACAAGGTGGTGGTTGTGCTCCTCCTACAGGACCCAATCTTATTACCACGACCCCGGAGGATTAAGCTAGAATGATCTCTGAAGAGGTGGATAAGGCCATGGCCCGTAGAAATCATTCACGCCAGGCTACTCCTCCGAGAGAAGAGCAGGAGAATGAGCAGGAGCAGCAGCAGGAGTTGAGGGATGAGGAAATGAGGAGAGAGGATAAGGAATCCAGTGCCGGGTCCAAATCTCCATTTGCAGCGGAAGAATTGTTGGAACTCAGGCAAAAGATGAAGGTCCTAGAAGGGCAGTTGGAGAGCCAGAGTACTTCCCGGGAAATCGCCAAAGGATGCCCATTTGCTGAAGCCATTGTTCGGGAACCTCTTCCCGGGAACTTCAAATCTGCCAAAATAAAAGATTACGATGGCAATACAGACCCCGAGGAGCACCTGGCCAGATTTGAAAATATAGCCATGTTACGCTGATCGAATCAAGTGTAAGGTGTTTCGAACAACATTGGTAGATTCTGCTCAGAGATGGTTTGAGGGGTTGGCTCGTCAAAGTATTAGTTCTTTCAAATACTTCCAGAAGGTGTTTGCGCACCATTTCAGTAGCAGTAAAAAATATGAGAAGACTGTTTTTAGTCTATTCGAAGTCAAACAAAGCCCGGAAGAGAGCTTAAGGGCTTACATCAGAAGATTTAATAAAGTGGCTCTGGATGTCCCTACTTGTGCTACTGAGACAAAGACGACTGCATTCACCCATGGCTTGAGAGAGGGtgaattttttaagtaattgaCCAAGAAAGTGCCCGGAGACTTCGAAAACTTATTATCCCGGACAGAAAATTACATCAATATGGAGGAAGCCCATAAGCAGAAGATAGAGGCTGTGAGGAATGAGAGAGGGGAACAAGTATCTAAGCTCGAGGAGAAGGGACAGAGAAGGGGTAATCCAGGACATGTTTCTCAGCATGTTCCTTTAAAGATTGCTCGGGAGAGGGATGTCCAGGAATGCAGTAGAGATTTGGTCCCGAACTATCAACTGTCTCGACCTGAGAAGAGAGGATTTTGCACTATCCACAAAGTGTTTTATGACAACACCAAGGACTGTAAAACATTGAAGGGAGACTATGCCTTACCTTCCGTCCCGGGACCCAGTCAAGCCAACAAAAGGCCGAGATCACTTCCATAGACATCGCGGCAGCCAGGGTCCAGTGCCCGAGGAGGAGGTGTAAGAAGTAATCCGAGGAGTGAGCCCGGGAGAAGGAGAGACCCCGAGCCTGAGAGAAAAAAGAATTCGCCCCCCGCTATGTGGttgattaaaatgatatcagGAGACTCCACTGGTGGAGACTCCAACCGGGCGAGGAAGTCAAGAAGTAGGAGGGATTGTATGGATGTTGAAGGGGCGAGGAAAaatgaggcagtgatcagtttTGGTCCGGAAGATTTAAAGGGGGTGAATCTACCCCAGAATGACGCCCTGGTTATCCAAGCCTGGGTAGccaattatgatattttgaGAGTCTTCGTGGACTCGGGCAGCTCTGTTAATGTTATCTTTAAAGACGCCTTCATGCAAATGGATTCGCAGGGCTATCACTTGGAAGCCATAGAGACTGCACTCTTTGGCTTTGCTAACCACGTGGTGTACCCGGAAGGGGAGATTGTGTTGCCACTAACACTGGGCTCCCCAGATCTTAAAAAGACGGTGATGACTTCTTTTAATGTGGTGGACTCCCCATCATCATACAACATCATTCTGGGGAGGCCTGCTATGAACGAATTAAAAGCCGTGGCATCCACCTACAACCAGAAGATCAAATTTCTTGTGGGAGCCCGGGTAGGAGATGTCCGGGGAGATCAACCTTCTTCACGAAAATGCTATGTGGAAGCAGATTCGGGCTGATCCGAGCAAAACCAGGAGGGAAGGGAAGAATGTGAGAGTTGATGAAGTGGGAGGAAGAGTATTGGTGAAGGGAGAGGTTCATTTGTGGCTGAGGAAGAGAAGGAGGTGATATAAGTCGGGCCAGGCCAGCAAATCCGGGTGGCTCGCGACCTCAGTGCATCCACCCggtttagtttgatcaattGTTTAAAAGCTAATATTCATGTGTTTGCCTTGTCTCAGCAAGAGTTGATAGGGATCTCACCCCTGATATCGGAGCATCAATTGAATATTCTCCCGGGATCTCACCCAGTGAAACAGAAGAAGAGGCACTTTGGTCCTGAAAAGGACAAAGTTATTGATGAACAGGTAAAGGATATGCTGAAGGCCGGCCACATTCGATAAATTCAATTTCCTACATGGCTTTCGAATCTGGTGCTTGTACCTAAGTCCACCGGGAAGTGGAGAATGTGCGTAGATTTCCGCGACCTCAATAAAGCTTGCCCCAAAGACCATTACCCCCTGCCCCGGATTGATCAACTGGTGGATTCCACCTCGGGCTTTGAACTACTGAGTTTCATGGATGCCTACCAgggatatcatcaaattcccTTGGCCAAGAGTGATCAAGACAAAaccagcttcatcacctcgggaggtacattttgttatGTTGTAATGCTtttcgggttgaagaatgcaggggATACTTACCAGCGTCTCATGAACAGAGTCTTTGAGAAAGCAACTGGGCTGGAATGTGGAGGTATACCTGGATGATATCCTGGGCAAGTTTAAAGAGGTCGCAAATTTCATTGTTGATTTGGAGGAAACCTTTGCCACTCTAATGCATTACGGGATCAAGCTTAACCCTGCCAAGTGTATTTTTGGCGTCAAGAGTGGCAAGTTCTTGTGATTCATAGTGACAGACCTGGTGATTGATGTAAATCAGGAGTAGGTCAAATCTGTGTTATGCATGCCATCTCCCCGATCTGTCAAAGAAGTACAGAAGCTAACCGGGAGGATTTCCTCCCTGTCTTGATTTATATCCCGGTCAGCACATAGAAGTTATCCTTTCTTTACAAGTCTTGAGGGAGGCCCAACAATTTGGATGGGATGAGAAATGTGAACATGCCTTCCAGGACTTGAAGATTCATCTTGCAGAGCTCCCTGTATTGGTGAAGCCGGAGCCCGGGGAGAAGCTATTCGTTTATCTATCTACTACAGAGTATGCTGTTAGTTCAGTCATGATAAAAGAAGAAGGCTCTGATCAAAAGCCTGTCTATTATGTTAGCCATGCTCTAAGAGTCCCCGAGCTCCAGGtacagtgaagtagagaagattgcCTTGGCCTTAATCATGACCGTCCGGAAGCTGCGACCACACTTCCTGTCGTATCAAATTATTGTTCTCACCAATAGTCCTCTCGGGAGGATTATGACTCACTCAGAAGTGTCCGGGCGGATGATCAAGTGGACAGTGGAATTGGGCGAGTATGACATTGAATATAAGCCCCGGGTTGCCATCAAATCACAAGCCCTATCAGATTAATGTGGgacccttagctcctaatcgttattagaacacaatctgattagggttaattaattacagcggaaaacgagtttaaattttctttacaatgagcccaaaatatttcttctataatttgaatacttaaaatagtattttatctcatatcataaaattcgcccacacataatcaaaaccaatcatatatacaaacaactcatatcctcgggacatgtcccggtatatagatacatatatatactgggaacaaaacataaacctcagcccaaactgtgactATCTCCAGAAGTACCTTCTCCTGCCTCCTAATATcttggagtacctgccattgtccatacacaaagacaacaacagccccccttgagggtgagcaaagctccgtatggaacaaccatcatatataccacaagtatctaaacaatgatatatggtatgaaatgcatgtatgtcgtggaggtatcaggtcaaatgcctatccactgagcacatgtcagaatcaaacgaatcgctatcaaatcaatgctcgagctggcacacaggcctcaatcagggatactcatatgataacgtcgacaaagcgccatcaaatcataaatctcaatcaatcgtcagggccacaaatgtctaggttttaagggtcatgtaatacaaaacatagcattgtgttcacaaacccagaatccaatcaaatcttATCAGGGTattcaaggatcatagctcaacgtgcatgtcatgtatcgatgtatgcatcaaacgatgtgtgttaacaaagcatttattttatacatcgatattcaaatcagaatgtcatgtatgccacataaactcaacaaataaggcatatagacatgcattctcaatcaaattaatcaaacatatatcatataatacagatacctgtcgtatgttaccaggtcgcaacatacctcaattcttcgttccagttgatgtaacTTGAAGATATccgtataataatctatctgcatcaataacatattcattccaatcaacaacatgatccaaaatcaataatataagttccaaatatcttttaaaactttgaaaattcatatcaaatcaaaatcataacataattcaattccgacttcgaatacgagtttcttgtcggttattctaccacatataggaatctcgacttcaaatactgAAAGGATCGATTTtatggtgttcaaatgcgcaacggaagttcaaaaatcttTTCTAGGGcataaaaccgaaattttaattaaaatttgaacacctttgtactagtgtgtagcaaatacaaaacacctatctcatacatagggtgttgagaaattatacctatcaacctcttgagattgatgtaatggctccaaccaagttgtaaacatttggcttttcaaaggcaagacaaatctacaagctctcctccttTCTCCAAAATTAGTCCCatcaccaactagctagaacccttcttattttgcactagaaaaataagaagatttttcaaagagaagagtaTGAATTCCTCAACAACTCGAAGAACAAAATTGGAGAGAAAGTTGAaggcaaaatttcggccatatgcTTCTAGAATGAGGGGGAAGAGTTGCCTTGGTCGTGGGAAAAGTAGTCATCACTTTTTGCATGCCaaacaattttttaatgaaaaagtattccACAACTCTTGACCTCCCAAGAatgcaaaacctagtgggcttgtaacattaacaaagggcccatggactttttaatttaattgtgtcaaacatatttgagcccaattaaactttactttattttactcaagcccactagttaaataattatttccaattgggctctataaggcccaatgttatttaattaattcaaaacttgaattaatttaattatttggactctactaggcccactagtgtttaattaattcaacacttgaattaatttaatttagtccataataacgtttatgaaaatcacaattttcaaatacattattcacttggcctacttttaatttagtaacacattcattaattaaaaaattacatttctctcatagaagtcatacttctatttttctttacgcttataaactcatttataagccgttcaacacattgaactattttaacttctcaacgggatctagaaagctagaacttctgtggccctcaatggttcattgatacaactagccgtggattcacatctccatgtaattaggactaaacatgtccttatatgagcataccccaattgctccattcttacttatcaactccttgataacaagaacgtcagaactcaagtctgatagtatccaaccaatcatgttaacgcctagcagcatcgcttacatgattccctaggtatcaaatgatagtgcctgcaagaaccattcaattatggttagcgtacagtacggtcccttcaactcgtatatcccgaccgattcgacaaccattggtttatcgagagttttcaatgaatcgatactatgtgtcatgtcatagttgcatcgatggtgtaatctttgaaacccctttcataattaccaccatactctgatcagaaatttcatactacatacacataggatatccatacccgaaggtaagcggtgaatccccgactacaatgcatcgactcctatatgtttcgacagatcacccaaccttgccacctaatgaccccatgagagtcggtaaacaagtcaaagtgtaattatagcatatagagtttcaatgttttcccaggtcataaggactaatggtgtacaaccataaactaggacgtttccactcgataagtgagaaccacttggaaagtcctttatggagggttgttcagtgtactctaccaggagcagcctatctgcatgctcggacatcacaatgtcccctaccaatgaaacatggtactcacatcgcagatactagtctcgaactcgagcggcctatatccttcttagcgatgtcctgaatcgactaggaactgtttagaatatacagtattccaaatatgagtttcatgatactcatcatatgagcatctcatattctttctactatttgtatattcaagggctttatctatgcaactagcatgggtattcagataaagatgtgccaaaataataatttcaaatattattaaaataaagattgtttatacatagagttttattgtgaacactcggccaacacttggctcgacatgcacctactctaacaatctcccacttgcactagagccaactacccatatgcttcaaacccatcaattAGCGATGCTACTGGAATAATGGTCCagttaaaggcttagttagcggatcagcaacattatctgcagagccgactttgtcaatcgagacatctcctctttccacaatctctcggaggatgtggtactttctcaatacatgtttggacttctgatgataccttggctcctttgcttgaactatagctcccgtgttgtcacacaacaccgggacaggagaaaatctattaggaatgacgtccaactcttggacaaaattatttatccaaacagcctcctttgctgcatctgatgcagcaatatattcggcctcagtggtggaatccgctgtactgtcttgcttggaactcttccaagagacagcagcaccattgagcatgaatatgaatccagaggttgaattcgagtcatcgatatcactttggaagctagagtcggtatagcttTCCAATTTCTGTTCTCTACCCCATAAACctagaacaacttattggtccttctcaaatacttgaggatgtctttcacagcttttcaatgtggaagaccatggttggattgatattactcactacacttagtgcgaaagccacgtcaagacgtgtagatatcatcccatacatgatgctaccaatcgcagatgcataaggaatgcttgtcatcgccgctatctctgcatcagtcttgggagacatagacttggatagggacacgccatgacacattggtagatatcctctcttggactcatctaTCGAGAActgcttcacgatggtatcaatgtatgtggactgggtgagaccaagcaatcttttcgatctatctctatagatctgtattcccaatacaaaatatgcttcacccaagtcctgcatctagaacttactcgctaaccatatattagttgattgcaacattcctacatcattcccaattagtagaatgtcatcaacgtacagcaccaggaatgacacagcactcccactgaccttcttatacacacggGGTtactcaggattcttagtaaaaccaacctctttgattgtattgtcgaatgtgaggttccaactcctagatgcctgctttagacatccatctgccatatcttaAAGTCATACCATGTAGCTATAgctagcaatatcctaatgtacttgaacattgcaaatggagaaaaggtttcctcaaagtcaactccttgtctttgagtatatccttttgccaccaatcgcgccttgaaggtcaataccttcccatccgccccaagtttcctcttgtaaatccatttacaccctatgggaacaattccctcaggtggatccacgagattccacacttggttcgaatgcatggaattcatctcagattccattgcttcaagccacttggatgaatcggcatcagataacgcttccttgaaggtccttggaacacatccatggataggctcatcatggccctcttcaagaagcagaccatacctcataggtggtctcgagactctctcgaatcttctaggagcttgtatctcctctcttgattcttcgggtgtgggttctataattgtgggtgtctctcgaacctcttcgagttctatcatctccccttttctatccaatagaaattccttttccaaaaaggttgcattcctagaaacaaacacttttgtttcttggggattatagaagtaatatccaacaaAACTCTTTGGATaccccacaaagtaacataaaatggatcgactatccaatttgtctcccactacctgcttcacataagcagggcacccccatattctaagataagaatatttgggtggcttacccatccatatctcatatggtgtctgcctttgaatggacatttagtggaataactttcaattttaagttatagagatcgttttcaagttcaccagtaccaatcaaacattcattcctgtaaatattgcaaacacctttgctaaataaacaagaatatccatttttatcagcatagaaatggaaacaatgtttttcacaaaattaggtacaaacaaaacatctcataaaattaacttaaaactattgttctacaataagtaaacatcttcaacagccttggcagcaactcttgctccattgcccatcctcaagaaggtcacaccttccctaagcttcctacttcttcccatcacctgtaactcattacagagatgtgagccacaaccggtatctaatacccaagaagtagagttaattggaatgtttacttcaatttagaacataccgtttccagaactcttctgggcaagatattccctgcagttatgCCTCCAATATTCAGGCTTCTTGCAatgatgacatacatcagcagtcttgtcagccttaactggtgtggctgcctcaacgggattcggagattgcctcatcaagggcacgttcttcttgggacgttggaaagaacgcttctttcccttcccatgtggatcaatcttcgtaccagatgaagaacccacataaagaaccaacttctatttcttgatggtggattcaaacgtaacaagcatgtta
The sequence above is a segment of the Primulina tabacum isolate GXHZ01 chromosome 6, ASM2559414v2, whole genome shotgun sequence genome. Coding sequences within it:
- the LOC142550117 gene encoding uncharacterized protein LOC142550117, whose product is MWLIKMISGDSTGGDSNRARKSRSRRDCMDVEGARKNEAVISFGPEDLKGVNLPQNDALVIQAWVANYDILRVFVDSGSSVNVIFKDAFMQMDSQGYHLEAIETALFGFANHVVYPEGEIVLPLTLGSPDLKKTVMTSFNVVDSPSSYNIILGRPAMNELKAVASTYNQKIKFLVGARIRADPSKTRREGKNVRVDEVGGRVLVKGEQELIGISPLISEHQLNILPGSHPVKQKKRHFGPEKDKVIDEQSTGKWRMCVDFRDLNKACPKDHYPLPRIDQLVDSTSGFELLSFMDAYQGYHQIPLAKSDQDKTSFITSGGTFCYVVMLFGLKNAGDTYQRLMNRVFEKATGLECGVLREAQQFGWDEKCEHAFQDLKIHLAELPVLVKPEPGEKLFVYLSTTEYAVSSVMIKEEGSDQKPVYYVSHALRVPELQVQ